Proteins found in one Candidatus Abawacabacteria bacterium genomic segment:
- a CDS encoding RNase J family beta-CASP ribonuclease → MNLFTSWLKDKNSSPQQPKPNSTPTASQTPTPTHQQSSRPAQSQQPTHNQQPAAPKHGHQQPGQHSGSNRHQSQRHQQPRRHFGNQQPQRQFNANAPHSAQKQLPIPQLEAHKLRVITLGGLEEVGKNSIAFEYGNEAIIVDMGLQFPDENMHGINYCVADYSYFKGKEQNIKAVIVTHGHLDHIGGIPHVMPRLGANIPIYCSEMTAALIKKRQEDTRQSLNINTVKTEDTLRLGNFTIDFFRVNHSIPGSMGIVIGTPVGNLVHTGDWKVDLTPVNDEVIDFGKIARLSEKGVLAAFCDSTNAAQDGFQTSESAVKDPIESIFFKAKGRIIAGIIASNLERIQQVISLAEQYGRKVVVIGRTMVNNIAIARNLKYMKIAPHTIITTQEANRLRPEQVIIILTGAQGEKNAALLRAAKGEHRFVQIQPGDTVIFSSSIIPGNEQSVAQLMDKLYRLGAKAINYRMMEVHAGGHAKAGDTKLLLRILQPKYFIPIEGNHHLLCRHAEIAEKVGYDKKHIIIPDNGTIMEFDMQGNVNVLKPKAPHGLVAIDGLGMGDVSEDVLQERHILSQEGIVTVVLTCDRQKPQLRGEPEILTRGFIYVRGADILINEAKNIVRDTFNQHAPKLYPQNVAELKGLIQNSLQQHLFRKTEREPMIVPVIVQV, encoded by the coding sequence ATGAACCTTTTCACATCGTGGTTAAAAGACAAAAACTCTTCTCCACAACAACCAAAACCAAATTCTACCCCAACAGCTAGCCAGACTCCGACACCTACTCATCAACAATCTAGTCGTCCAGCTCAAAGTCAGCAACCTACTCACAATCAACAACCAGCAGCACCGAAGCATGGCCATCAACAGCCAGGTCAACACTCAGGTTCCAATCGCCATCAGTCGCAACGGCACCAACAACCTAGAAGACATTTTGGCAATCAACAACCACAGCGTCAATTCAATGCCAATGCCCCACACTCTGCTCAAAAACAATTACCGATTCCCCAATTGGAAGCTCATAAATTACGAGTTATTACTCTTGGTGGTTTAGAAGAAGTAGGCAAAAATTCTATTGCTTTCGAATATGGTAATGAAGCAATTATTGTTGATATGGGCTTACAATTTCCTGATGAAAATATGCACGGTATCAATTACTGTGTGGCTGATTACAGCTATTTCAAAGGAAAAGAACAGAATATCAAAGCCGTGATCGTTACCCATGGTCATTTAGATCATATTGGTGGTATACCTCATGTCATGCCCCGTCTCGGCGCCAATATTCCTATATACTGTAGTGAAATGACAGCAGCCCTGATCAAAAAACGCCAAGAGGATACTCGCCAAAGTTTAAATATTAATACAGTAAAAACTGAAGATACTCTTCGTTTAGGAAATTTCACTATCGATTTCTTCCGTGTAAATCATAGTATTCCTGGCTCAATGGGTATTGTCATCGGTACTCCTGTAGGCAACCTTGTTCACACTGGCGACTGGAAAGTTGACTTAACGCCAGTCAATGATGAAGTAATTGATTTCGGTAAAATTGCTCGTTTAAGTGAAAAAGGTGTGTTGGCAGCATTTTGTGATAGCACCAATGCCGCTCAAGATGGCTTTCAAACTTCTGAGAGTGCCGTCAAAGATCCAATTGAAAGTATTTTTTTCAAGGCTAAGGGACGAATCATTGCTGGTATTATTGCTTCCAATTTAGAACGCATTCAACAAGTAATCAGTCTTGCAGAACAATATGGACGCAAAGTAGTGGTTATTGGTCGCACCATGGTGAATAACATTGCTATCGCGCGCAATCTTAAGTATATGAAAATTGCCCCGCATACCATCATTACTACTCAAGAAGCTAATAGATTACGTCCTGAACAGGTAATTATTATTCTTACTGGCGCCCAAGGTGAAAAGAATGCTGCCTTACTTAGAGCCGCCAAAGGTGAGCACCGATTCGTACAAATTCAACCTGGTGATACCGTAATATTTTCATCTTCTATTATTCCTGGTAATGAGCAAAGTGTTGCTCAGTTAATGGACAAATTATACCGCCTAGGAGCGAAAGCTATCAATTACAGGATGATGGAAGTACACGCGGGTGGACATGCTAAAGCTGGTGATACTAAACTTTTACTCCGTATTTTACAGCCAAAGTATTTCATCCCAATTGAAGGAAATCACCATCTCCTTTGCCGACATGCGGAAATTGCCGAAAAAGTGGGCTATGATAAGAAGCACATTATTATTCCTGACAATGGCACTATCATGGAGTTTGATATGCAAGGAAACGTGAATGTCCTAAAACCGAAAGCTCCTCATGGCTTAGTAGCTATTGATGGTCTCGGTATGGGTGATGTTAGTGAAGACGTACTTCAGGAAAGACATATTCTTTCCCAAGAAGGTATCGTAACCGTGGTACTAACATGCGATCGCCAAAAACCGCAATTACGAGGCGAACCTGAAATCCTTACTCGTGGATTCATCTATGTTCGTGGTGCAGATATTTTGATCAATGAAGCAAAAAACATTGTCAGAGATACGTTTAATCAGCATGCACCCAAATTATATCCCCAAAATGTTGCTGAACTAAAGGGACTTATTCAAAATAGTTTACAACAACATCTATTTAGGAAGACTGAACGTGAGCCGATGATTGTGCCAGTAATTGTGCAAGTCTAA
- a CDS encoding class I SAM-dependent methyltransferase, whose amino-acid sequence MSQDWTNWDKAAWHYHQFVDSRADKLRTELLYPALLGLEKKWQKKLVLDIGCGNGFFAKELANNGASVWAFDGPQMITLAKQSFSDKHITYAVHDATEQFPYESDFFDIITCNLVAMDMLDITGMLAESRRVLKPEGRLLITVLHPCFTPPVGKFRRGLLGRINQKWAYFQLKSYFQARKVSKKQLWPEGPETNYYHRSIGTYSAAFAANDFTIKQMYEPIANETFLAQYPEYFHAKSIAIFLIFELIATAPLSHKAGL is encoded by the coding sequence ATGTCACAAGACTGGACTAATTGGGATAAAGCTGCCTGGCACTATCATCAATTTGTGGATAGCCGAGCTGATAAATTACGCACTGAACTACTTTACCCCGCTCTATTAGGGCTAGAAAAAAAGTGGCAAAAAAAGCTGGTATTGGATATTGGCTGTGGCAACGGCTTTTTTGCTAAAGAATTAGCCAACAATGGGGCTTCAGTATGGGCTTTTGATGGTCCCCAAATGATCACCCTAGCCAAGCAATCCTTTTCTGACAAGCACATAACTTATGCAGTACATGATGCGACTGAACAATTCCCGTATGAAAGTGATTTCTTTGATATTATTACCTGCAATTTGGTTGCTATGGACATGCTCGACATCACTGGCATGCTTGCAGAAAGTCGCCGGGTACTCAAGCCAGAAGGTCGCCTTTTGATCACAGTTCTTCATCCTTGCTTCACACCGCCAGTTGGTAAATTCCGCCGCGGACTACTAGGTAGAATAAATCAAAAGTGGGCTTACTTTCAGCTAAAAAGTTATTTCCAAGCGCGAAAGGTCAGTAAAAAACAGTTGTGGCCAGAAGGACCTGAGACAAATTATTATCATCGCAGCATCGGTACCTACAGTGCAGCCTTTGCTGCTAATGACTTTACTATCAAACAAATGTATGAACCAATAGCCAATGAAACCTTTTTAGCTCAATATCCTGAATATTTTCATGCTAAAAGCATTGCTATCTTTCTCATATTTGAACTGATTGCCACAGCTCCTCTGAGCCACAAAGCTGGACTTTAG
- the rpiB gene encoding ribose 5-phosphate isomerase B — translation MKIYLGYDHAGQALKDMVYEVANEMQVDIEDLGSHGDLQDDYPDFAVDVAEKVAKDPATKGVLICGAGAGMAIAANKVPGVRAAFANNVEIARLIRAHNDANILTLGGRMTDGGTAKAIIKTFLTTDFEGGRHERRVNKISALEQKV, via the coding sequence ATGAAAATTTATTTAGGCTACGATCATGCAGGGCAGGCTCTCAAAGATATGGTTTATGAAGTTGCTAATGAAATGCAAGTAGACATAGAAGATTTAGGATCACATGGCGACCTGCAAGATGATTATCCAGATTTTGCTGTCGATGTAGCAGAAAAAGTAGCAAAAGATCCTGCTACCAAAGGTGTTTTAATTTGTGGTGCAGGTGCAGGTATGGCTATTGCTGCAAATAAAGTGCCAGGAGTGCGGGCAGCCTTTGCTAATAATGTTGAGATTGCCCGCTTGATCAGGGCTCATAATGATGCCAATATCCTTACCCTAGGAGGGAGAATGACTGATGGGGGAACAGCAAAGGCAATAATCAAAACTTTCTTAACCACTGATTTTGAAGGTGGACGGCATGAAAGACGTGTGAATAAAATCTCTGCCTTAGAACAAAAAGTATGA
- a CDS encoding threonine--tRNA ligase yields the protein MSTKDDSHIERMRHSAAHVLAMAIMEMFPDGKLAIGPTVEHGFYYDVDLPRTLIPEDLELLEEKMKKYIAMALPFEHYFEPKDKAIEFLKKINQEYKVEMAEALPVSEISFYKNGSVFVDMCEGPHVESTKEIGAFKLTKIAGAYWRGDEKNKMLQRIYGVCFETKQELDKYLTQQEEAKKRDHRLLGQQLKLFTSSVLVGAGLPLLQPKGAIIRRELEEYLWALHKDKGYMRVWTPHIAKHDLYVTSGHAEKFGDELFRVKGKEEDFIMKPMNCPHHMQIFADNQFSYRDMPIRYFEPATVYRDEKSGQLGGLTRVRAITQDDGHLFCRVSQIGQEIKTIATIIKEFYTTMGMMEGYWVRLSIRDNEHKEKYLGSDEIWNTAEGALKQVCEEERLPYKVGEGEAAFYGPKLDFMFKDAIGREWQLATIQCDFNLPIRFDLSFTNENGEKERPVVIHRAISGSLERFMGVMIEHFAGAFPTWLAPLQVQIIPIAETHHVCAQKVASELSKANIRVAIDDRNESLGKRIREAEMHKIPYMLVIGDKEMEQESVAVRNFHTKKQEVMKVVDFQARLAAEIISRQLTY from the coding sequence ATGTCTACCAAAGATGATTCCCACATAGAACGCATGCGCCATAGTGCAGCACATGTACTAGCAATGGCTATTATGGAAATGTTCCCAGATGGTAAATTGGCTATTGGTCCTACCGTTGAACATGGATTTTATTATGATGTGGACTTACCGCGCACTTTAATTCCTGAAGATTTGGAATTGCTGGAAGAAAAAATGAAAAAGTATATTGCCATGGCTTTGCCTTTTGAGCATTACTTTGAACCTAAAGATAAGGCAATAGAGTTTTTGAAAAAAATCAATCAAGAATACAAAGTGGAAATGGCCGAAGCGCTTCCAGTCAGCGAAATTTCTTTTTATAAAAATGGCTCAGTATTTGTCGATATGTGTGAGGGGCCGCATGTAGAGAGTACTAAGGAAATTGGTGCTTTTAAGCTTACCAAGATAGCTGGTGCTTATTGGCGTGGCGATGAAAAAAATAAAATGTTGCAACGTATCTATGGGGTTTGTTTCGAAACTAAACAAGAATTGGATAAATATCTCACGCAACAAGAAGAGGCAAAAAAACGTGATCATCGTCTCTTGGGTCAACAGTTAAAACTATTTACTTCCTCTGTGCTCGTAGGTGCGGGGCTTCCTCTTTTGCAACCAAAGGGAGCTATTATTCGTAGAGAATTAGAAGAATATCTTTGGGCATTACATAAAGATAAAGGCTATATGCGGGTGTGGACGCCTCATATTGCTAAGCATGATTTGTATGTTACCTCAGGTCATGCCGAAAAATTTGGCGATGAGCTATTTCGTGTTAAGGGCAAAGAAGAGGATTTCATTATGAAGCCCATGAATTGTCCTCATCACATGCAAATCTTTGCTGATAATCAATTTTCGTATCGTGATATGCCGATTCGTTATTTTGAACCTGCTACAGTCTATCGTGATGAAAAATCGGGTCAATTGGGGGGACTGACTCGTGTCCGCGCCATTACCCAAGATGATGGCCATCTTTTCTGTCGAGTATCCCAAATTGGCCAAGAAATTAAAACTATCGCAACCATTATCAAAGAATTCTATACCACTATGGGTATGATGGAGGGCTACTGGGTACGTCTGTCCATTCGAGATAATGAACATAAAGAAAAGTATTTAGGATCAGACGAAATTTGGAACACTGCTGAAGGGGCCTTGAAACAAGTCTGTGAAGAAGAAAGGTTGCCTTACAAAGTTGGTGAAGGAGAAGCTGCTTTCTATGGACCCAAGCTAGATTTCATGTTTAAAGATGCCATCGGTCGTGAATGGCAACTAGCTACTATTCAGTGTGATTTTAACTTGCCGATCCGTTTTGACTTGAGTTTTACGAATGAAAATGGTGAAAAAGAACGCCCGGTAGTAATTCATCGCGCAATTTCTGGTTCCTTGGAACGTTTTATGGGGGTAATGATTGAACATTTTGCCGGTGCTTTTCCTACATGGTTGGCGCCACTACAGGTGCAAATTATTCCCATTGCCGAAACTCACCATGTGTGTGCGCAAAAAGTCGCTAGTGAGTTAAGCAAAGCAAATATCCGTGTGGCTATTGATGATCGCAATGAAAGCCTAGGTAAACGTATTCGTGAAGCAGAAATGCACAAGATTCCTTATATGCTAGTAATTGGTGATAAAGAAATGGAACAAGAAAGTGTGGCGGTACGTAACTTTCACACTAAAAAACAAGAAGTAATGAAAGTTGTGGACTTTCAAGCAAGGCTTGCTGCGGAAATTATCAGTCGACAACTAACCTACTAA
- a CDS encoding ImmA/IrrE family metallo-endopeptidase produces the protein MQALAKPLQEEAERIILELYAQGEFDVLALCQQLNIKVFNVHCPKPHQGSKLTKHHKSWTICVNGHEPREHQRFLVAHELGHFFSHQYGLEKEENINTYECCIDEEGKHNHSHTQASQFAAQIMMPESTVRALYQAGNNLGEMARYFGVSEAAMSFRLIDLGYGIVEQTS, from the coding sequence ATGCAAGCCTTAGCAAAGCCACTACAAGAAGAAGCGGAACGCATCATTCTAGAGCTCTATGCTCAAGGTGAATTTGATGTACTCGCTCTATGCCAGCAATTGAATATCAAGGTATTTAACGTGCATTGCCCAAAGCCTCATCAAGGAAGCAAATTAACTAAACACCATAAAAGCTGGACGATTTGTGTTAATGGACATGAGCCTAGAGAACATCAACGTTTTCTAGTCGCTCATGAGCTAGGTCATTTTTTTTCTCATCAATATGGCTTAGAAAAGGAAGAAAATATTAATACTTATGAATGTTGCATTGATGAAGAAGGGAAACATAATCACTCACATACTCAAGCCAGTCAATTTGCGGCCCAAATTATGATGCCTGAATCCACAGTGAGAGCACTTTATCAAGCAGGGAATAATCTAGGCGAAATGGCCCGTTACTTTGGTGTATCAGAAGCAGCAATGTCCTTTAGATTGATTGACTTAGGCTATGGGATTGTAGAACAAACAAGCTAA
- the topA gene encoding type I DNA topoisomerase, which yields MAKNLVIVESPAKAKTIEKFLGKDYVIKASFGHIRDLPKSKLGVDPENNFAPTYVVSKEARTQKAVKDLKEQLKKAEIVWIATDEDREGEAIGWHLTQALPIKKSQKVHRIAFHEITKTAILHALENPKDINMHLVDAQQARRIVDRIMGYELSPLLWEKIRYGLSAGRVQSVAVRLVVEREREIRNFKPEESWTIDGLFHTNDKSNFKGQLTYINGQKAGLKIEPETTPILTDLARLPKTGQVVTVTEKEKRRYPAPPFTTSTIQQEAARKLGFSVKQTMMVAQQLYEGIDLPEGRTGLITYMRTDSVNLAQIALQQIRTIIEKQFGNAYLPEKPRYYRSGKQAQEAHEAIRPVHVDLTPDYLEKKGALDGQQLALYRLIWQRTVACQMAEAKLKQVAADIAIAGEQNKYTFHTSGQIITFPGFIKVYIEDFDSREEAAEDEESILPPVKEGDNVSLEQLFPEQHFTKPPARYTESSLVKKLEQEGIGRPSTYAPTISTIVSRGYVDKEGKTLKPTDTGEVVNDFLVKFFDDYINVHFTAEMENKLDTIAEGNNKWVDVVKDYYYPLHKSIESNKENIAKADVVSEQTDEKCDVCGAPMVIKLSRFGKFLSCSRYPECKNAKTMDGKEQNDQELGEDSASGMKVTFRTGRYGPYVQLGEDQGKEKAKKVSTAYGPKLVPVSPTLHNPPTLEEALQLLALPKKLGTDGEDILIGIGRFGPYIKKGTEFRSIPKEKDLLVLTLEEAKEILATEKSSSRRTATALKELGISPKTKKPVRIMQGRFGPYITDGTKTFASLPKGKSIEETTLEEALELIAKKKQKKK from the coding sequence ATGGCTAAAAATTTAGTAATAGTCGAATCTCCTGCCAAAGCAAAAACAATAGAGAAATTTTTGGGTAAGGATTATGTGATCAAAGCATCTTTTGGTCATATCCGTGATTTACCGAAATCAAAATTAGGCGTCGATCCAGAAAATAATTTTGCCCCCACATATGTAGTGTCAAAGGAGGCTCGGACACAAAAGGCCGTGAAAGATCTCAAAGAACAGCTCAAAAAAGCAGAGATTGTTTGGATTGCAACTGACGAAGATCGAGAAGGAGAAGCTATTGGCTGGCATTTAACCCAGGCCCTACCGATTAAAAAAAGTCAAAAAGTACATCGCATTGCTTTTCATGAAATTACGAAAACAGCCATCTTGCATGCTCTAGAAAATCCCAAGGACATCAACATGCATTTGGTTGATGCTCAACAAGCTAGACGTATCGTGGATAGGATAATGGGTTATGAACTGTCACCTTTGCTATGGGAGAAAATACGTTATGGCCTTTCTGCTGGTAGAGTGCAGTCTGTTGCTGTTCGTTTGGTAGTGGAAAGAGAAAGAGAAATTCGCAATTTCAAGCCGGAAGAAAGTTGGACCATTGATGGCCTTTTTCATACTAATGACAAAAGTAATTTCAAGGGACAATTAACGTATATTAATGGTCAAAAAGCAGGATTAAAGATAGAACCGGAGACGACACCTATTTTGACTGATTTAGCCCGACTTCCCAAAACCGGTCAGGTGGTCACTGTAACTGAGAAGGAAAAAAGACGGTACCCAGCACCACCCTTTACCACTTCCACTATCCAACAAGAAGCAGCTCGCAAGCTAGGTTTTTCGGTAAAACAAACCATGATGGTGGCACAACAATTATATGAGGGTATTGATTTACCTGAAGGCAGAACTGGGCTTATCACCTATATGCGTACTGACTCAGTTAATTTGGCCCAAATAGCATTACAGCAAATTCGCACTATTATTGAGAAACAATTTGGCAATGCATATTTACCAGAAAAACCACGATACTATCGTAGTGGCAAGCAAGCTCAAGAAGCTCATGAAGCAATTCGTCCCGTTCATGTGGATTTAACACCAGATTATTTAGAAAAAAAAGGAGCACTCGATGGCCAACAATTAGCGCTGTATCGTTTAATTTGGCAAAGGACAGTAGCCTGCCAAATGGCCGAAGCTAAATTGAAGCAAGTGGCTGCTGATATCGCCATTGCTGGCGAACAGAACAAATATACTTTTCACACTTCTGGCCAAATCATTACTTTTCCTGGTTTCATCAAAGTATATATTGAAGACTTTGATAGTCGCGAAGAGGCAGCTGAAGATGAAGAAAGTATTTTGCCTCCAGTAAAAGAAGGTGACAATGTCAGCTTGGAGCAATTGTTTCCCGAGCAACACTTCACTAAACCACCAGCACGATATACTGAATCTAGTTTAGTAAAAAAACTGGAACAAGAAGGTATCGGCCGTCCTAGTACTTATGCCCCTACCATCTCTACTATTGTCTCACGTGGTTATGTGGACAAAGAAGGCAAAACCTTAAAGCCGACTGATACTGGTGAAGTGGTAAATGATTTCTTGGTAAAGTTTTTTGATGACTATATCAATGTTCATTTCACGGCCGAGATGGAAAACAAACTGGACACTATCGCTGAAGGTAACAACAAATGGGTAGATGTAGTCAAAGATTATTATTACCCTCTGCACAAATCGATAGAGAGCAACAAAGAAAATATTGCCAAAGCAGATGTAGTCAGTGAACAAACAGATGAGAAATGTGATGTTTGTGGTGCGCCAATGGTGATTAAGTTAAGTCGTTTTGGTAAATTTTTATCTTGCTCTCGCTATCCTGAATGCAAGAATGCCAAGACCATGGATGGCAAAGAACAAAATGATCAAGAGCTAGGTGAGGACAGTGCAAGCGGTATGAAAGTAACATTTCGCACTGGACGTTATGGCCCTTATGTACAGCTTGGTGAGGATCAGGGCAAAGAAAAAGCGAAGAAGGTCTCGACAGCATATGGCCCCAAATTAGTACCTGTATCCCCTACTTTGCATAACCCACCTACATTAGAAGAGGCTTTGCAACTACTCGCTCTGCCTAAGAAATTGGGTACTGATGGTGAAGATATTCTTATTGGCATAGGTAGATTCGGCCCGTATATCAAAAAAGGTACTGAGTTTCGTTCTATCCCAAAGGAAAAAGACTTATTGGTACTCACCCTGGAAGAAGCTAAAGAAATTTTGGCCACTGAAAAGAGCAGTAGTCGAAGAACAGCCACCGCACTTAAGGAGTTAGGAATTAGCCCCAAGACAAAGAAACCGGTAAGAATTATGCAAGGAAGATTTGGTCCTTATATTACTGATGGGACAAAAACTTTCGCCTCCTTGCCAAAAGGGAAAAGCATTGAAGAAACAACTCTAGAAGAGGCATTGGAGTTGATTGCCAAAAAGAAGCAAAAGAAAAAGTAG